A window from Salvia miltiorrhiza cultivar Shanhuang (shh) chromosome 2, IMPLAD_Smil_shh, whole genome shotgun sequence encodes these proteins:
- the LOC131010212 gene encoding multiple C2 domain and transmembrane region protein 6 — translation MAKLVVEVVDATDLMPKDGHGSASPFVEIEFEGQRKRTSTKHKSLNPTWNEKLVFKVRNPIALPSQTIEVFVYNDNNHGHHRNFLGKVRISATSVPSSEEQATVQRYPLDKRGIFSHVKGDLALRVHAVHGQSDSTDAVEPDQEEVPAPDNRPPPEAVAHDKTDKSKKGRGMKTFYSLGNGYASGVPAPAPKAEPTSATTTVMQMQAPTQKPEYGVVETTPPLAARLGYWGRDKTASTYDMVEPMEFLYVSVVRAMDLPVKDVTGSLDPYVEVKIGNYKGVTKHFEKNQNPVWNKVFAFSKEMLQTSQIEVTVKDKDVSKDDFVGKVTFEVPDVPTRVPPDSPLAAQSYKLLDKEGQLLKRGDIMLAIWMGTQADEAFPRAWHSDAYTINEDDMITTRSKVYYTPRMYYLRVHVIAAQDLVPSDKSKPPDPIVRVEIAGQGRTTRAATTKGVNPEWNQELMYVACEPLNEYIRVSVEDNAAGGETIGRCLIPVRDVPKRVETTKLTDAKWYVLQKVSVAGNEEDQKKDKFASRVLLRLSIDTGYHVLDETIHLSSDLQPGAGQLRKASVGVLEVGILGARNLQAMKGKEGKLTDAYCVAKYGNKWVRTRTLVHNLHPLWNEQYTWDVYDSCTVITIGVFDNNHVNGRDGKDQRMGKVRIRLSTLETDRVYTHAYPLLVITPGGLKKNGELHLAIRFTCTAWVHLLAQYGRPLLPKMHYIQPIHIKHVELLRHFASTIVASTLGRAEPPLGGEVVEYMTDADNHIYSMRKSKANFYRLMLVINVVQDASTWLRDICLWKKPLTTLLVHLLLVILICYPELIFPTFFLYLFSIGMWNYRLKPRHPPHMDAGLSQAEGTTSDELDEEFEPFPTPQSRVLDIVKMRYDRIRTVAGRVQTVSADMAIQGERILCLLSWRDPRATAIFTAFSFAWAVLLYITPFQIIALLIGLFVLRHPRFRYKVPPIPVNFFKRLPSRSDSLL, via the coding sequence ATGGCCAAACTAGTGGTGGAAGTTGTCGATGCGACGGACCTCATGCCCAAAGACGGCCACGGCAGCGCTAGCCCCTTCGTTGAAATCGAGTTCGAGGGGCAGCGCAAGAGAACTTCGACCAAGCACAAGAGCCTCAACCCTACCTGGAACGAGAAGCTAGTCTTCAAAGTTAGGAATCCCATTGCTCTGCCCTCTCAGACCATCGAGGTCTTCGTCTACAACGACAACAACCACGGCCACCACCGGAACTTCCTCGGAAAGGTACGGATCTCTGCCACCTCTGTACCCTCGTCGGAGGAGCAAGCCACCGTGCAGAGGTACCCTCTCGACAAAAGAGGCATCTTCTCCCATGTCAAGGGCGACCTCGCTCTCAGAGTGCATGCAGTGCATGGCCAGTCTGACTCGACAGATGCTGTCGAGCCAGACCAGGAAGAGGTTCCTGCTCCGGACAACCGCCCACCACCGGAGGCGGTGGCCCATGATAAGACTGACAAGAGCAAGAAGGGGAGAGGCATGAAAACCTTCTACTCGCTTGGGAATGGTTATGCGAGCGGGGTCCCCGCTCCCGCACCCAAGGCGGAGCCTACATCTGCTACCACGACAGTGATGCAAATGCAGGCTCCGACCCAGAAGCCAGAGTACGGGGTGGTGGAGACCACCCCGCCCCTAGCTGCGAGGCTGGGGTACTGGGGGAGGGACAAGACTGCGAGCACCTACGACATGGTCGAGCCGATGGAGTTCCTCTACGTAAGCGTCGTTAGGGCCATGGACCTCCCGGTGAAGGACGTCACTGGGAGCCTTGACCCATACGTGGAGGTGAAAATCGGGAACTACAAGGGCGTGACGAAGCACTTCGAGAAGAATCAGAATCCGGTGTGGAACAAGGTGTTTGCATTCTCAAAGGAGATGCTGCAGACAAGCCAGATAGAGGTGACTGTGAAGGACAAGGATGTATCCAAGGACGACTTTGTCGGGAAGGTGACCTTCGAGGTGCCCGACGTGCCCACACGCGTGCCCCCCGACAGCCCCCTGGCCGCGCAGTCATACAAACTGCTCGACAAGGAGGGGCAGCTACTGAAGAGAGGAGACATTATGCTGGCAATATGGATGGGGACTCAAGCAGATGAGGCCTTCCCGAGGGCATGGCACTCAGATGCTTATACCATAAACGAGGATGACATGATAACCACCCGATCAAAAGTTTACTACACGCCAAGGATGTATTACCTCAGAGTCCATGTGATTGCGGCTCAGGATCTGGTCCCTTCGGACAAGTCGAAGCCGCCCGATCCGATCGTGAGGGTGGAGATCGCGGGGCAGGGGAGGACGACGAGGGCCGCGACCACAAAGGGCGTGAACCCGGAGTGGAACCAGGAGCTCATGTACGTGGCGTGCGAGCCTCTGAACGAGTACATACGCGTGAGCGTGGAGGACAACGCGGCCGGTGGGGAGACGATCGGGAGGTGCCTGATCCCGGTGAGGGACGTGCCCAAGAGGGTGGAGACGACGAAGCTGACAGACGCCAAGTGGTACGTGTTGCAGAAGGTGTCCGTGGCCGGGAACGAGGAGGATCAGAAGAAGGATAAGTTTGCGAGCAGGGTGCTTCTCCGGCTCAGCATCGACACGGGGTACCACGTCCTCGACGAGACCATCCACTTGAGCAGTGACCTGCAGCCGGGTGCAGGGCAGCTCAGGAAGGCCAGTGTGGGTGTTCTCGAAGTCGGGATATTGGGGGCCAGGAACCTGCAGGCGATGAAGGGGAAGGAAGGGAAGCTCACTGACGCCTACTGCGTGGCTAAATATGGGAACAAATGGGTCAGGACCAGAACTCTAGTTCACAACTTGCATCCTCTGTGGAACGAGCAGTATACGTGGGACGTGTACGATTCCTGCACCGTCATCACCATAGGCGTTTTTGACAACAATCATGTCAACGGTAGGGATGGGAAGGATCAGCGGATGGGGAAGGTGAGGATCAGGCTGTCTACCTTAGAAACCGATCGCGTGTATACGCACGCGTACCCCCTCCTCGTAATAACCCCCGGGGGTCTAAAGAAAAACGGCGAGCTCCACCTGGCCATCCGCTTCACCTGCACCGCGTGGGTGCACCTGCTAGCGCAGTACGGGCGGCCTTTGCTACCAAAGATGCACTACATCCAGCCCATCCACATCAAGCATGTGGAGCTTCTCCGCCACTTCGCCTCCACAATCGTGGCCTCCACCCTGGGCCGGGCCGAGCCCCCCCTGGGGGGCGAGGTGGTGGAGTACATGACGGATGCGGACAACCACATCTACAGCATGAGAAAAAGCAAGGCCAACTTCTACCGGCTCATGCTGGTGATCAATGTCGTGCAAGACGCGTCCACGTGGCTCCGCGACATCTGCTTGTGGAAGAAGCCCCTCACCACTCTGCTGGTGCACCTGCTCCTGGTGATTCTCATCTGCTACCCTGAGCTCATCTTCCCCACATTCTTCCTCTACCTCTTCTCCATCGGAATGTGGAACTACAGGCTCAAGCCGAGGCACCCGCCCCACATGGACGCTGGCCTCTCTCAGGCGGAGGGCACCACCTCAGACGAGCTGGATGAGGAGTTCGAGCCTTTCCCAACCCCACAGTCGAGAGTGCTCGACATTGTGAAGATGAGATACGACAGGATACGGACGGTGGCGGGACGGGTTCAGACTGTGTCCGCGGACATGGCGATACAGGGAGAGAGGATCCTCTGCTTGCTGAGCTGGAGGGATCCGAGGGCAACCGCCATATTCACTGCTTTCTCGTTCGCGTGGGCTGTGCTTCTCTACATCACGCCTTTCCAGATCATCGCCCTCCTCATCGGCCTCTTTGTGCTGCGCCATCCGCGGTTCAGGTACAAGGTGCCGCCGATACCGGTTAACTTCTTCAAGAGGTTGCCGTCGAGATCAGACTCACTTCTCTGA